In one Perca fluviatilis chromosome 7, GENO_Pfluv_1.0, whole genome shotgun sequence genomic region, the following are encoded:
- the LOC120563172 gene encoding protein S100-A1-like: MSQLKTAMAILIEVFHSYSGKEGDKYKLNKSELKNLLETELEIDGGERREIKDMMRDLDADGDGEVDFQEYVTMVAAMTMVFNEFFQKY, translated from the exons ATGTCTCAACTGAAAACTGCTATGGCTATCCTCATCGAGGTGTTCCACTCCTACTCGGGAAAAGAAGGGGACAAGTACAAGCTGAACAAATCGGAGCTGAAGAACCTGTTAGAGACTGAACTTGAAATAGAC GGCGGCGAAAGGCGCGAGATCAAGGATATGATGCGGGACTTGGATGCAGACGGTGACGGTGAAGTGGACTTCCAGGAGTATGTCACTATGGTTGCTGCAATGACCATGGTCTTCAATGAGTTCTTCCAAAAATATTGA
- the tlr18 gene encoding toll-like receptor 18 isoform X1 → MCCEKVKLAKKSNLTARYFKTVTMIWKWINFSALLLGALTSPTPSLPTTANTDGGPCRIYNSGRSAHCVGKQLDSVPWRHFPSTLEDIDLSYNELQAVRADDFLRLPQLRILKLLYNNISHIDNDAFKNNLLLEHLDIFNNSLQEIPATALKPLLNLKQLYMSNNLYRNATLADSFSKFVKLQVLSMGGPMVMGLKKTDFQPLKNIGLQVFAIKCSSNLSSYEPGSLEFIQTKQMGFDMAIDQLPSALPHMLRDLANKTFSVIQFRNLFEFMYYMREEDIFQGLKFITVNQLIFHRGKFNENVLRMALVNLQVTHIKSLRLQYIDFARSPTFIDSGASSSITHLVLDKLDLWYISNPDVLRFDWRFTWFNKIKELSIQHVYFNSVPCDAWVEMEGVEVLDVSNNRLQNDFIFNQRCDYKGVMPHLHTFNISTNDVTSLKGLSSLTREFQQLQVLDFSNNKLGSAENSQDCVWQKNITRVIAHHNQFKREALSCLPTTLHYLDLSDCNLDQLDMTYFEKTTNLKELLLTGNKIKFIPSKWKSPSLQSLALDGNSFGLISKATFQDMPQLSQLRAGNNPYHCTCELHAFVQDTMSKGKINLTDWPSNYRCYHPEALLDTVISTFLPGQVACDIRLVIIICVVTTAAVILILMLICYIFDLPWYTKATYQIIRAKYRAHKEKAAGETGTFTYHAFISYSHSDADWVRDQLLPCLESNKNSYRLCIHERDFTPGRWIIDNIIDNIENSRKVIFVLSRHFVNSEWCNYELYFAQQRAVGKTFNDVILVVKEPIDTSSLPSKYCKLKKMLSTKTYLEWPQQVSQQSFFWAQLISVLGKPTMTREGAHSVKSRTSSVGGVSVIGPRLEDRMPEATIPNADKGTEPENEIINRNNDQLSNQRQIPMVAF, encoded by the exons ACGGTCACAATGATTTGGAAATGGATTAATTTCAGTGCTCTTCTTCTTGGAGCACTCACATCCCCGACTCCATCTTTGCCCACCACCGCCAACACTGACGGAGGACCCTGTCGCATTTACAACTCTGGCCGCTCTGCACACTGTGTGGGAAAACAGCTCGACAGTGTCCCTTGGAGACATTTTCCATCCACACTGGAAGACATAGATCTCTCCTACAATGAACTTCAAGCTGTTCGTGCTGACGACTTCCTCCGCCTCCCTCAGCTTCGCATCCTAAAGCTGCTGTACAATAACATTTCACACATTGACAATGATGCCTTTAAAAACAACCTGCTCCTGGAACATCTTGACATCTTCAATAACTCCCTACAGGAAATTCCTGCCACAGCCCTGAAACCTCTTTTGAATCTCAAACAGCTCTACATGTCTAATAACCTTTACAGAAATGCCACTTTGGCTGATAGCTTCTCCAAATTTGTCAAACTGCAAGTTCTGTCTATGGGAGGCCCTATGGTGATGGGACTAAAGAAAACAGACTTTCAGCCCCTGAAGAACATTGGCTTACAAGTTTTTGCTATCAAATGTTCCTCCAATCTAAGTTCCTACGAGCCTGGAAGTTTAGAATTCATCCAGACAAAGCAGATGGGCTTTGACATGGCCATAGATCAACTGCCAAGTGCTCTCCCCCACATGCTACGTGACCTTGCCAACAAGACCTTCAGCGTCATCCAGTTCCGCAACCTCTTTGAGTTCATGTACTACATGAGAGAGGAAGACATTTTCCAGGGTTTAAAATTCATCACAGTCAATCAGCTCATCTTTCACAGGGGTAAATTCAATGAGAATGTCCTCAGGATGGCTTTAGTGAACTTACAAGTCACCCATATCAAAAGTTTGAGACTTCAGTACATCGACTTTGCCCGTTCACCCACATTTATTGATAGCGGAGCAAGTTCCAGCATCACACACCTGGTACTGGATAAGTTGGATCTTTG GTATATCAGCAATCCTGATGTGCTGCGATTTGACTGGCGCTTTACCTGGTTCAACAAAATTAAGGAACTGTCTATTCAGCATGTGTACTTCAACTCTGTGCCTTGTGACGCCTGGGTTGAGATGGAAGGTGTTGAGGTTCTGGATGTCTCCAATAATCGACTACAGAATGACTTCATCTTCAACCAGCGGTGTGATTACAAGGGCGTCATGCCACATCTTCACACCTTCAACATTAGCACCAATGACGTGACAAGTTTAAAGGGGTTGTCCTCGCTAACAAGGGAGTTCCAGCAGCTACAGGTATTGGATTTTAGCAACAACAAACTGGGCTCTGCTGAAAACAGTCAGGACTGCGTTTGGCAAAAGAATATCACTCGGGTTATTGCTCACCACAATCAATTCAAAAGGGAAGCACTCAGTTGTCTGCCCACCACATTGCACTACTTGGACTTGTCCGACTGCAACCTGGATCAGCTGGACATGACATACTTTGAGAAAACCACCAACCTGAAAGAGCTCCTGCTGACTGGAAATAAAATCAAGTTCATCCCATCAAAGTGGAAAAGTCCGTCACTGCAGTCCCTTGCTTTAGATGGGAATTCGTTTGGTCTCATTAGCAAGGCAACTTTCCAGGACATGCCTCAACTCTCTCAACTGAGGGCAGGGAACAATCCTTACCATTGCACGTGTGAGCTCCATGCTTTTGTCCAGGACACAATGTCAAAGGGAAAGATTAACCTCACAGACTGGCCTTCGAACTACAGGTGTTACCACCCAGAGGCCTTGCTCGACACAGTCATATCCACATTCCTGCCAGGTCAGGTGGCATGTGACATCAGACTAGTTATCATCATCTGTGTTGTGACAACGGCAGCGGTGATCTTGATATTAATGCTAATTTGCTATATTTTTGACCTCCCGTGGTACACTAAAGCCACATATCAGATCATCAGGGCCAAATACAGAGCTCACAAGGAAAAAGCGGCCGGGGAAACGGGGACTTTTACTTATCATGCCTTCATATCCTACAGCCACTCTGATGCCGACTGGGTGAGGGACCAGCTCTTGCCCTGTTTGGAGAGCAACAAGAACTCCTATCGTTTGTGTATTCATGAGAGGGACTTCACGCCAGGAAGGTGGATCATCGATAACATAATTGACAACATTGAAAACAGTCGTAAG GTAATATTTGTCCTCTCCCGGCACTTTGTTAACAGCGAGTGGTGCAACTATGAGCTGTACTTCGCTCAGCAGAGAGCAGTGGGCAAGACCTTCAATGACGTCATACTAGTGGTGAAGGAGCCCATCGATACCAGCTCCTTGCCCAGCAAGTACTGCAAGCTGAAGAAGATGCTGAGTACCAAGACCTACCTGGAGTGGCCCCAGCAGGTCAGCCAGCAGTCGTTTTTCTGGGCACAGCTCATAAGTGTCCTGGGCAAGCCCACAATGACTCGAGAGGGGGCGCACAGTGTTAAGAGCAGAACCTCATCCGTGGGAGGTGTTTCTGTAATTGGGCCCCGCTTGGAGGATAGGATGCCAGAAGCAACAATACCGAATGCGGACAAGGGAACAGAACCTGAAAATGAAATTATTAACAGGAATAATGATCAGCTATCAAATCAGAGACAAATCCCTATGGTGGCATTTTGA
- the tlr18 gene encoding toll-like receptor 18 isoform X2, whose amino-acid sequence MIWKWINFSALLLGALTSPTPSLPTTANTDGGPCRIYNSGRSAHCVGKQLDSVPWRHFPSTLEDIDLSYNELQAVRADDFLRLPQLRILKLLYNNISHIDNDAFKNNLLLEHLDIFNNSLQEIPATALKPLLNLKQLYMSNNLYRNATLADSFSKFVKLQVLSMGGPMVMGLKKTDFQPLKNIGLQVFAIKCSSNLSSYEPGSLEFIQTKQMGFDMAIDQLPSALPHMLRDLANKTFSVIQFRNLFEFMYYMREEDIFQGLKFITVNQLIFHRGKFNENVLRMALVNLQVTHIKSLRLQYIDFARSPTFIDSGASSSITHLVLDKLDLWYISNPDVLRFDWRFTWFNKIKELSIQHVYFNSVPCDAWVEMEGVEVLDVSNNRLQNDFIFNQRCDYKGVMPHLHTFNISTNDVTSLKGLSSLTREFQQLQVLDFSNNKLGSAENSQDCVWQKNITRVIAHHNQFKREALSCLPTTLHYLDLSDCNLDQLDMTYFEKTTNLKELLLTGNKIKFIPSKWKSPSLQSLALDGNSFGLISKATFQDMPQLSQLRAGNNPYHCTCELHAFVQDTMSKGKINLTDWPSNYRCYHPEALLDTVISTFLPGQVACDIRLVIIICVVTTAAVILILMLICYIFDLPWYTKATYQIIRAKYRAHKEKAAGETGTFTYHAFISYSHSDADWVRDQLLPCLESNKNSYRLCIHERDFTPGRWIIDNIIDNIENSRKVIFVLSRHFVNSEWCNYELYFAQQRAVGKTFNDVILVVKEPIDTSSLPSKYCKLKKMLSTKTYLEWPQQVSQQSFFWAQLISVLGKPTMTREGAHSVKSRTSSVGGVSVIGPRLEDRMPEATIPNADKGTEPENEIINRNNDQLSNQRQIPMVAF is encoded by the exons ATGATTTGGAAATGGATTAATTTCAGTGCTCTTCTTCTTGGAGCACTCACATCCCCGACTCCATCTTTGCCCACCACCGCCAACACTGACGGAGGACCCTGTCGCATTTACAACTCTGGCCGCTCTGCACACTGTGTGGGAAAACAGCTCGACAGTGTCCCTTGGAGACATTTTCCATCCACACTGGAAGACATAGATCTCTCCTACAATGAACTTCAAGCTGTTCGTGCTGACGACTTCCTCCGCCTCCCTCAGCTTCGCATCCTAAAGCTGCTGTACAATAACATTTCACACATTGACAATGATGCCTTTAAAAACAACCTGCTCCTGGAACATCTTGACATCTTCAATAACTCCCTACAGGAAATTCCTGCCACAGCCCTGAAACCTCTTTTGAATCTCAAACAGCTCTACATGTCTAATAACCTTTACAGAAATGCCACTTTGGCTGATAGCTTCTCCAAATTTGTCAAACTGCAAGTTCTGTCTATGGGAGGCCCTATGGTGATGGGACTAAAGAAAACAGACTTTCAGCCCCTGAAGAACATTGGCTTACAAGTTTTTGCTATCAAATGTTCCTCCAATCTAAGTTCCTACGAGCCTGGAAGTTTAGAATTCATCCAGACAAAGCAGATGGGCTTTGACATGGCCATAGATCAACTGCCAAGTGCTCTCCCCCACATGCTACGTGACCTTGCCAACAAGACCTTCAGCGTCATCCAGTTCCGCAACCTCTTTGAGTTCATGTACTACATGAGAGAGGAAGACATTTTCCAGGGTTTAAAATTCATCACAGTCAATCAGCTCATCTTTCACAGGGGTAAATTCAATGAGAATGTCCTCAGGATGGCTTTAGTGAACTTACAAGTCACCCATATCAAAAGTTTGAGACTTCAGTACATCGACTTTGCCCGTTCACCCACATTTATTGATAGCGGAGCAAGTTCCAGCATCACACACCTGGTACTGGATAAGTTGGATCTTTG GTATATCAGCAATCCTGATGTGCTGCGATTTGACTGGCGCTTTACCTGGTTCAACAAAATTAAGGAACTGTCTATTCAGCATGTGTACTTCAACTCTGTGCCTTGTGACGCCTGGGTTGAGATGGAAGGTGTTGAGGTTCTGGATGTCTCCAATAATCGACTACAGAATGACTTCATCTTCAACCAGCGGTGTGATTACAAGGGCGTCATGCCACATCTTCACACCTTCAACATTAGCACCAATGACGTGACAAGTTTAAAGGGGTTGTCCTCGCTAACAAGGGAGTTCCAGCAGCTACAGGTATTGGATTTTAGCAACAACAAACTGGGCTCTGCTGAAAACAGTCAGGACTGCGTTTGGCAAAAGAATATCACTCGGGTTATTGCTCACCACAATCAATTCAAAAGGGAAGCACTCAGTTGTCTGCCCACCACATTGCACTACTTGGACTTGTCCGACTGCAACCTGGATCAGCTGGACATGACATACTTTGAGAAAACCACCAACCTGAAAGAGCTCCTGCTGACTGGAAATAAAATCAAGTTCATCCCATCAAAGTGGAAAAGTCCGTCACTGCAGTCCCTTGCTTTAGATGGGAATTCGTTTGGTCTCATTAGCAAGGCAACTTTCCAGGACATGCCTCAACTCTCTCAACTGAGGGCAGGGAACAATCCTTACCATTGCACGTGTGAGCTCCATGCTTTTGTCCAGGACACAATGTCAAAGGGAAAGATTAACCTCACAGACTGGCCTTCGAACTACAGGTGTTACCACCCAGAGGCCTTGCTCGACACAGTCATATCCACATTCCTGCCAGGTCAGGTGGCATGTGACATCAGACTAGTTATCATCATCTGTGTTGTGACAACGGCAGCGGTGATCTTGATATTAATGCTAATTTGCTATATTTTTGACCTCCCGTGGTACACTAAAGCCACATATCAGATCATCAGGGCCAAATACAGAGCTCACAAGGAAAAAGCGGCCGGGGAAACGGGGACTTTTACTTATCATGCCTTCATATCCTACAGCCACTCTGATGCCGACTGGGTGAGGGACCAGCTCTTGCCCTGTTTGGAGAGCAACAAGAACTCCTATCGTTTGTGTATTCATGAGAGGGACTTCACGCCAGGAAGGTGGATCATCGATAACATAATTGACAACATTGAAAACAGTCGTAAG GTAATATTTGTCCTCTCCCGGCACTTTGTTAACAGCGAGTGGTGCAACTATGAGCTGTACTTCGCTCAGCAGAGAGCAGTGGGCAAGACCTTCAATGACGTCATACTAGTGGTGAAGGAGCCCATCGATACCAGCTCCTTGCCCAGCAAGTACTGCAAGCTGAAGAAGATGCTGAGTACCAAGACCTACCTGGAGTGGCCCCAGCAGGTCAGCCAGCAGTCGTTTTTCTGGGCACAGCTCATAAGTGTCCTGGGCAAGCCCACAATGACTCGAGAGGGGGCGCACAGTGTTAAGAGCAGAACCTCATCCGTGGGAGGTGTTTCTGTAATTGGGCCCCGCTTGGAGGATAGGATGCCAGAAGCAACAATACCGAATGCGGACAAGGGAACAGAACCTGAAAATGAAATTATTAACAGGAATAATGATCAGCTATCAAATCAGAGACAAATCCCTATGGTGGCATTTTGA
- the s100a1 gene encoding protein S100-A1 — MRRVLKPLPSAAVTVTIQDLKMCSHLQTSMEGLIAVFHSYSGKEGDKYKLSKAELKNLLQGELSEFLAASKDPMVVEKIMQELDENKDGEVDFQEFVVLVAALTVACNDFFIDENESSMKCKKDAGSK; from the exons ATGAGAAGAGTGCTGAAGCCACTTCCATCAGCAGCTGTTACCGTCACTATTCAG gatttaaaaatgtgttctcaCCTGCAAACTTCTATGGAGGGCCTCATCGCAGTGTTCCACTCCTACTCTGGAAAAGAAGGGGACAAGTACAAGCTGAGCAAAGCCGAGCTGAAGAACCTGTTGCAGGGAGAACTCTCCGAATTCCTAGCA GCCAGCAAGGACCCCATGGTGGTCGAGAAGATTATGCAAGAACTGGATGAAAACAAGGACGGTGAAGTGGACTTCCAGGAGTTTGTTGTTCTGGTTGCTGCACTGACCGTTGCCTGCAATGACTTCTTCATAGACGAGAATGAAAGCAGCATGAAATGCAAGAAGGACGCTGGTTCTAAGTGA